The following coding sequences are from one Myxococcus guangdongensis window:
- a CDS encoding pseudouridine-5'-phosphate glycosidase, with protein sequence MSSLVPRSEVPLRVSEEVRTALEEGRAVVALESNVITHGLEYPHNVATAHQVEDAVREGGAVPATIGVEDGQLLVGMSAADIERFGTTPGIPKVSSRDLPIILAHGGRGATTVASSLVAAELAGLRFFASAGIGGVHRGAESSMDISSDLIQFTRSKVAVVCAGAKSILDLPLTLEFLETHCVPVISFRSDDFPAFYCVSSGLPSPHRMDDEATIARAIEQHWALGGPGGLLVTQPIRAEDAIDAREVDAVVTRAMLGAQKEGIRGNALTKYLMRAVDKATEGRSAKANMSVLIGTARLAGRLATAHARHRRERIPH encoded by the coding sequence ATGTCATCCCTTGTCCCCAGGTCGGAGGTCCCCCTGCGCGTCAGCGAGGAGGTGCGGACCGCGCTCGAAGAAGGCCGCGCCGTGGTCGCCCTGGAATCGAACGTCATCACCCACGGGCTCGAGTACCCGCACAACGTGGCCACCGCCCATCAGGTGGAGGACGCCGTCCGGGAGGGCGGCGCCGTCCCCGCGACGATAGGCGTCGAGGACGGGCAGCTCCTGGTGGGCATGTCGGCGGCGGACATCGAGCGGTTCGGCACCACGCCCGGCATCCCCAAGGTCAGCAGCCGCGACCTGCCCATCATCCTGGCGCACGGCGGCCGGGGCGCGACCACCGTGGCGTCCTCGCTGGTGGCCGCGGAGCTCGCCGGCCTGCGCTTCTTCGCCTCGGCGGGAATCGGCGGCGTGCACCGGGGCGCGGAGAGCTCCATGGACATCTCCTCGGACCTCATCCAGTTCACCCGCTCGAAGGTCGCCGTCGTCTGCGCGGGAGCCAAGAGCATCCTCGACCTGCCCCTGACGCTCGAGTTCCTGGAGACCCACTGCGTCCCGGTCATCTCCTTCAGGTCCGACGACTTCCCCGCCTTCTATTGTGTCTCCAGCGGGCTGCCGAGCCCCCACCGCATGGACGACGAGGCGACGATTGCCCGCGCCATCGAACAGCACTGGGCGCTGGGCGGTCCGGGAGGGCTGCTCGTCACCCAGCCCATCCGCGCCGAGGACGCCATCGACGCGCGCGAGGTGGACGCGGTGGTGACGCGCGCGATGCTCGGCGCACAGAAGGAAGGCATCCGGGGCAACGCGCTCACCAAGTACCTGATGCGCGCGGTGGACAAGGCGACCGAGGGGCGCTCGGCGAAGGCGAACATGTCCGTGCTCATCGGCACGGCGCGGCTGGCGGGGCGCCTGGCCACGGCGCACGCCCGCCACCGTCGCGAGCGCATCCCCCACTGA
- a CDS encoding tautomerase family protein: protein MPHVNIKHFPIPLGPAREAELVAAITLAVQAAFRCEPGVISIALEPVERDVWNERVYVPEIVQRKELLRKAPNY from the coding sequence ATGCCTCACGTCAACATCAAGCACTTCCCCATCCCCCTCGGTCCGGCGCGCGAGGCCGAGCTGGTGGCCGCCATCACCCTGGCGGTCCAGGCCGCCTTCCGCTGCGAGCCGGGCGTCATCTCCATCGCCTTGGAGCCGGTGGAGAGGGACGTCTGGAACGAGCGCGTCTACGTCCCCGAAATCGTCCAGCGCAAGGAGCTCTTGCGCAAGGCCCCCAACTACTGA